The Fundulus heteroclitus isolate FHET01 chromosome 13, MU-UCD_Fhet_4.1, whole genome shotgun sequence genome contains a region encoding:
- the LOC118565138 gene encoding uncharacterized protein LOC118565138 produces MMVVFVVMMMVMVVFVIMVVFVVMVMIIMRVTKKFVQKLVIVMVVFVIMVVFVVMMMVVFEVMMMVMVVFVIMVVFVVMGMIIMRVTKKFVQKMVMVSMMWVTMMMIIVVMRMMMMMRVIQVFKALIYMLMQILDLLLQGNFEAFGVQGFNVVDGTLLQPLQLGTGLSCQLLGVVVDVSFQVEQKMLQVLLQKEKQHQSRESDLSAYKNPKIHPASMSRYCPGGECLISRT; encoded by the exons atgatggtggtctttgtggtcatgatgaTGGTCATGGTGGTTTTTGTCATCATGGTGGTTTTTGTGGTCATGGTGATGATCATAATGAGAGTAACCAAAAAGTTTGTACAAAAGTTGGTGATAGTCATGGTGGTTTTTGTCAtcatggtggtctttgtggtcatgatgaTGGTGGTCTTTGAGGTCATGATGATGGTCATGGTGGTTTTTGTCATCATGGTGGTTTTTGTGGTCATGGGGATGATCATAATGAGAGTAACCAAAAAGTTTGTACAAAAGATGGTGATGGTCTCGATGATGTGGGTGACTATGATGATGATCATAGTGGtcatgaggatgatgatgatgatgcgtGTTATCCAGGTGTTCAAAGCACTTATCTACATGCTCATGCAGATCCTGGATCTTCTCCTGCAGGGCAATTTTGAAGCCTTTGGGGTCCAGGGCTTCAATGTAGTGGACGGCACTCTCCTTCAGCCCCTCCAGCTTGGAACGGGTCTGAGCTGCCAGCTCCTTGGCGTGGTGGTGGACGTCAGCTTCCAGGTAGAGCAGAAAATGCTCCAGGTCTTGCTTCAG AAGGAGAAACAGCATCAGTCCAGAGAGAGTGACCTTTCAGCCTACAAGAACCCAAAGATCCATCCTGCAAGCATGTCAAG ATACTGTCCTGGAGGCGAGTGTCTGATATCCCGCACATAG